One window from the genome of Leucoraja erinacea ecotype New England chromosome 16, Leri_hhj_1, whole genome shotgun sequence encodes:
- the tatdn2 gene encoding putative deoxyribonuclease TATDN2 isoform X5 encodes MCLSCHWKNQNMEAERSLPEALSSSTQQSSQSTFRARDDNGIFQPKSRKAVPPQGTGVLYLKAISEAIGRDFQKTRLHCHTIDTEHADLIPSKPVTKYCKQTNEASWHETTRNSASRHSIQQQETDAENNSVGRKWNVGLKASEELPNERPKVVFPNVAATIDTSVEERSNDLLQENEGVGHKKLTFDDDASFGSDWSDVEDPIQLATFSQDSSPTDNLESFKPGTPLNDKYNTQSSFMYSTPSGSCAKNWTSQQSSQASSFIGDCCYHNLDDGTESFPSYSKTISQGSQSAICSNLSFESLGYSFDHSNNMDDSKSCVNSSQDDSEVWDNDSENWYQENWGLNYQRGFVDTHCHLDFLFSKLSFKGTFTNFMKLYDSTFPAEFHGCITDFCDPRCLVRGNLWEHLLEEPLVWGAFGCHPHFARYYTNSQESAILQALRHPKAVAFGEMGLDYSYKCSTNIPDQKRVFERQLKLAVALKKPLVIHCRDADEDLFEIMKMNVPKDYKIHRHCFTGSYEVIEPFLQEFSNLSVGFTALITYPSAGVTKEAVRKIPMERIVVETDAPYFLPRGVPKGLCSHSHPGLGLYTVKEIARLKVMTLSTVLYKLRRNTHNLYGI; translated from the exons AATATGGAAGCTGAAAGAAGTCTACCTGAAGCATTAAGCAGTTCCACTCAACAAAGTTCTCAATCTACATTCAGGGCAAGGGATGATAATGGTATCTTTCAGCCAAAGTCCCGGAAGGCAGTGCCTCCCCAGGGTACCGGAGTTCTCTACCTTAAAGCCATATCAGAAGCTATTGGCAGAGACTTCCAGAAAACACGGCTGCACTGCCATACCATAGACACTGAGCATGCTGATTTGATACCTTCTAAACCTGTGACGAAATATTGCAAGCAAACTAACGAAGCTAGTTGGCATGAAACAACTCGGAATAGTGCTTCCCGACACAGCATTCAGCAACAAGAAACTGATGCTGAAAATAATTCTGTGGGCCGAAAGTGGAATGTTGGATTAAAGGCTAGTGAAGAATTACCAAATGAAAGGCCCAAGGTAGTGTTTCCTAATGTAGCTGCGACTATTGACACAAGTGTGGAAGAAAGAAGCAATGATCTCCTTCAAGAAAATGAGGGTGTGGGCCACAAG AAATTGACTTTTGATGACGATGCATCCTTTGGAAGTGACTGGTCTGATGTTGAGGACCCCATTCAATTAGCTACTTTTTCACAAGATTCCAGTCCAACAGATAACCTGGAAAGCTTCAAACCTGGCACTCCATTGAACGACAAATATAATACACAGTCATCTTTTATGTATTCTACCCCTTCCGGTTCATGTGCAAAAAATTGGACTTCTCAGCAGTCTTCACAAGCTAGCAGTTTTATTGGTGATTGCTGTTATCATAACCTTGATGACGGAACAGAatctttcccaagttactcaaaAACAATTTCACAAGGTTCACAGTCTGCTATTTGCAGTAACTTGTCTTTTGAATCATTAGGCTACTCGTTTGATCATAGCAATAACATGGATGATAGTAAGAGTTGCGTCAACTCATCACAAGATGATTCAGAAGTTTGGGACAATGATTCAGAGAATTGGTATCAAGAAAATTGGGGACTGAATTACCAAAGGGGTTTTGTGGACACTCATTGCCATCTGGACTTTTTATTCTCTAAATTATCCTTTAAGGGAACTTTCACAAATTTCATGAAACTTTATGACAGCACATTCCCAGCTGAGTTTCATGGCTGTATCACTGATTTCTGTGACCCTCGTTGCCTGGTTCGTGGAAATTTATGGGAACATTTACTGGAAGAACCACTTGTTTGGGGTGCTTTTGGCTGCCATCCGCATTTTGCCCGCTACTACACAAATTCACAGGAAAGTGCAATTCTTCAAGCATTGAGACACCCAAAAGCTGTTGCATTTGGAGAGATGGGTTTGGACTACTCTTATAAGTGTTCAACAAACATTCCTGACCAAAAACGG GTCTTTGAGAGACAGCTAAAGCTTGCGGTGGCATTAAAGAAACCACTTGTTATCCACTGCAGGGATGCTGATGAAGATCTTTTTGAGATAATGAAAATGAATGTGCCAAAGGACTACAAAATTCATAG GCATTGCTTCACTGGCTCTTATGAGGTGATTGAGCCATTTCTGCAGGAATTTTCTAATTTATCAGTTGGATTCACAGCCCTGATCACCTACCCATCTGCTGGTGTGACCAAGGAGGCAGTCAGAAAAATCCCAATGGAACGGATTGTCGTAGAGACTGATGCACCATACTTCTTACCCAGAGGG GTCCCCAAAGGGCTTTGTTCCCATTCCCATCCAGGACTTGGCTTATACACTGTAAAGGAAATTGCGAGGTTGAAAGTAATGACATTGTCCACAGTTCTTTATAAACTGAGAAGAAATACCCACAATCTATATGGAATATAA